In Methanomicrobium antiquum, one DNA window encodes the following:
- a CDS encoding 30S ribosomal protein S11 translates to MAADPKEKWGVAHIFASFNNTVITVTDLSGAETVTKSSGGMVVKQARNESSPYAAMQMAINIAQAVKDKGFVGLHVKVRAPGRGKQRSPGPGAQAAIRALARAGMRIGRIEDVTPVPHDSIRAKGGRRGRRV, encoded by the coding sequence ATGGCAGCAGACCCAAAAGAGAAATGGGGTGTCGCACACATATTTGCGTCATTCAACAACACTGTTATTACAGTTACTGATCTTTCCGGTGCAGAGACAGTCACAAAGTCAAGCGGCGGAATGGTTGTTAAACAGGCAAGAAACGAAAGCTCCCCATACGCTGCAATGCAGATGGCAATCAACATTGCACAGGCTGTAAAAGACAAAGGCTTTGTCGGACTTCACGTTAAAGTGCGTGCTCCCGGCAGAGGAAAACAGCGCAGTCCGGGTCCCGGAGCACAGGCGGCAATTCGTGCACTTGCCCGTGCAGGGATGAGGATTGGACGTATTGAAGATGTAACGCCCGTTCCACACGACAGCATTCGTGCCAAGGGTGGAAGAAGGGGCAGGAGAGTCTGA